ttaaccgaCTTGTAATATCTGAACAGGAGAACAACAGGAGACTGATTTTAATGAGATTCGAAGTATTTAAAGTAATATGAATTTTGTTTCGTTTTTCGTatggaaaatatattttcagcTAAACATAAAGATAAGCTTGACAAAAACTAACGTTTGGGATTTACTGACATTTAATTAACCAAGTGATCTTCTTAATTATTGGAAATTTCGTTTTTTACCAAGCTTCAATAACGAATCTGTCATTGAGTAATAAGATAGAAGTTCTGGTGTCCTTTCAAAAGAATGTTGTATCCTTTTCAACGACAGAAATCTTTCAAAAGATAAAtgcttttccttttattaaCCTCCTCTTTTGTTTCGTGCGTCGAGAAAACTCATAAATGAGTAAGCCATTGCATTGTGGTGTCTGCGTTTTCAACCACATGTTGCGATCAGAGTTCCATGGAACGTCAAAGAAATAAGCGATCGTTGAACAATAACTAGGCCAATTGGAAGGGTTCAATCTGGGATCTTTCGCTATAAAGCCGTATTTTCAATCTTTGACCACTTGTTGTAACAACTACTTCGACTTCATTGTTTTCTTCTTGCTTTTGATAAGAAGATTGTGAAAAAACAGTTAAATAGAAATTCATATTGCATTCTTAACAAAAAAGTTTGAAGCTTGAGTTATGTCGCGTGCAATAGTATAGTGTTTAAAAGTTAAATTGACTTGACGTACAAAAGTGAATCGCAAACAAAAGTCATGAAACACCATCCatttaaaatgcaattttaaaCCAGtagtaatttatttcttaatggAGTTATATTCTCTGACATTCTTACATCATATCCTGCGTCATTCACAATGTTATATaaagaataatttcatttgttaattgttaaataaacaATAGAAACTTTATTCCAATTACCAGCATTAAAATAAAACCGCTTCAAGCACCTCATTACTGAGCATTGAAATTACTGAAACTTTAAAGAACTGTAACTTCGAAGATATTCAGAATTTCTCCATACAATAATAACCATTAGAACTGGAAAATCTTCTTCTATAAAACAGTATTCCTCGTTTAAGCCGAAGTCAATAATTGTCTTGGATATATCAAGATATTCCTTCAAGTACCTCATTATGGCGTATTGAAATTGCTAAAACTTTGCATCGCTGTAACTCTGAAGATACTTAGAGCATggtaataaaattacattgattAGAAAGTGTAAACCTTCCTCTGTAAAATGGCGTTTAACGCAACTTTTTATCTTCATCCGTTTCTGAGATATCGTCGTTTAAAGTTGGACCTAATTTCTCGTAATTTACTATGTTTATCCTTGTCGTACAGTCGGTCCTCTCTTTCTTACTCTACACTGACCGAACCTTCAATGATCACGTGACTGCCCATTGACAAGTGAGTCGGCGTATTTTTTACTATTACTACTAGTGACGTACGCACTTCCAGGAAAAAATGTAGGTCACGGCGGTTCCGGGCTACCCAGCTGTCATTCATCGTTCTCCATGCGATTTTTGCATCCTGCGCCCACCTTTAAACGCTTGTATCTCGGGAACGGATTGAGATATCGATTTGCAACAAAATGCTATTTCAAGGGCAGACTCTGCTCTATCTATCCATGGCatcttcaaataaaattttttattccttcAAGGTGATTTTTATATGCAAACATTGTAAGTCTATTGTATTCGAAAGTATTAGGTTGGCAGCTAAACTCGCAacgtttttattttctgttgttctgtaatgatttattaaaaattaaaaatggttCCAAATGCCACATGAAACTCTTAActggaaaatttttatttctctaaATTCTTACTGTTATTTTGTAAACCGTAGCttcatgaatttttttaatcgtGTTAAATAAACATGTAAAAGGTTTTATTTAatgttattataaatatcCGGCTTTGGTGTTATTTAAAAAGGATTATTTCAGCTAGAGTTTATCTCGATCGAACAGATAAATCCTACTAAACCGttgtttgcaattttttgCTCCATGGAACACGAACACATATTcctgtatttatatttttacgcCTCGAGAGGAAAGTAAATTTCGTGGAAgcttaaaaaaagagaaggtaTATCGATAAATGTGATGAAACGCGCTATTTACATGAACAATATTACCGTTTGCACGTACGATAAATTGGAAATGAGCTTATACCATGTAGTTACCGTTTATCACAGAGAGTACCGCGAGGATTTTCATGTCTACGGAATCTCGTTGATGACCAGATAACTGCTGTTTCGAGCTGCTGTAGTTTCTAGTTCTTCTACTGTCATGTCCACTAGCacggtaattttcattatGTCGTTTGTTGTTACGACAGTTTCCACTGTACAAGCTTATATTACAATTTGACGACGTTACTCTTTGTTACTACGTTTTCATTAGGATATTTTCCTATGTAGAATTCGCTGTAATTAGACTTCATCTCCAATGTGGCAAACCAATGCAACGTGAAATGACGTTTCGCTAATGACTTCGTATTTGTATTTGAAGAAACAATATGGAAACATAGTgactgaatgaaaattaattataatttagaaGGTATCGGCCTCTTCGTTCTGaacctattattattaaaaaatttcttaataaaattatttactaaattaatttttcatctcCAATCGAATAATCTGGAACTTTTGAACTATCTTGTACGTAACGTTGTCAGGGTTCGATGTTCGACGACCTCAGGGGTGGTGGTATTCGTTAAAGACACCCTCAGGATCGTAGGagtcgatcgatcgaacgtcGCTACGCCACGTACACACATATATTCTCTAACAGATAATTCCGTTTATTCCAGATAAACTCGGGATGGTCGCTGGGGCCGGAGCTTTGCGACATGTGGACCAGCAGCGACGTTCTCTGCTGCACTGCCTCGATATTGCATCTGGTGGCTATCGCGGTCGACAGATATTGGGCAGTCACCGATCTCAATTATATACAGGTTAATTAACACCGTCGCGGTTCAACAGAGAAATGCAAAATCAAAACTAGAAACCTTAGAACGCTTAGAAATAACAGTATCCTGAATGATATTAGAACAGCAGCTGAAAACAGTCATGTATTGATCCCCGGAATGCAATTAAAGAGGAGGATGCAATTAGTAGGATTATTGCGTGTACAATCGTGAAACTGTttgctctttttctttcctagAAAACATTCCGTTCGTGCAGAAATATCTTGTTACAGCTGGagaaaatcaatatttatatTCTTGTAATTATTGTCGGGTGAGATTAGTATTTTGTAGGATTAAATTTGCACCGAGCGAGTAACGAAGGAACGCGTTTGGAATTATATGTACCATTTGTACCTGACAATCAAGCTGGCTATCCTATCAGTGACAATCAATAGTTAATCGAATCTAAATCCAGCGATATCCTGGTGCCGGTGCCCGCATGTTCCAAATAGTTAGTGCACTGGGATTCGAGACGAGATTGAGATGATATTGTTAGGAAACTAGACATCTCGAACGAATAACGAGCTTAACTATAGTCCAAAGTTAATTAAAGctgaataatttcaaattcctCCTGGTTGTATTGCTTTTCAGAAATCTTTGCATAATTGTAAAAGatctgaaaaataataattctacgAAATTCTCAAAGTTCCACTGAAAATTCTGTTTAAATGAAACTATTATAAATTCAACGCTGATTCACAGCTTTGTATACTTCTGCTAccttatataaatttataatcacGTGATTCGCGTTTCTTATCCTGCTGAATCAAGAGAAGGTAGGAAAATGTTAAACATTCAAATTTCTCGTTGGCTGTGTTTCCTCTATATAGAGATATCTTGGTGTTGGAATATTATCCTGAACGCGGGAATATAAAAATGTCTGAAGGGCAAAAGAAGATCCCGTGGGATATGGAACGGGGAGAGGAGAGTCACGGTGGTTCTTGAGTGTGATAGCTGCTGATGGAATTTCTTTACTTCCAGGCGAGGAATCCACGCAGGATCGGTATGTTGATCGTCACCGTCTGGGTGGTGTCCCTAGGAATCTCGTTGGCACCCCAACTTGGTTGGAAAGACCCCGATTATTTAGATCGTATAGCGGATGGAACGTGTCTGGTGTCGCAGGATCCTGCATACCAGGTGAGTGCTTCTTGATAAATCAAAACCATTCTCACATTATTCTATAATTAGTTTAGTCGTAggaagattttaattaaaattagattaACATCTAGTTAAATTTCAATCTCGCGTATCGTTCTCGGTGAAATATGACGAAGTTATAATTCacaattaaatttctatttagAAACGAGGATTAACACGGAGTTCTTTAAAATACTTTGCAGATCTTCGCCACTTGCGCCACTTTCTACGTACCCCTGCTGGTTATTCTATTTCTGTACTGGAGGATATTTCAAGCTGCACGGAAGCGGATCAGGAAGAGACCAGGAACTATCGTGCAACCACCTCGTGAGAGAAGAGGCATCCTTAGACTCGTCACAAGAAGGTTCCACTTCTCAGTCGTTCTGAATAAATACGCGTAACCCGTACTCGTTAGCGGCACGTCTTAAGTTGTTCACCGTTTCTGTGAGGCTGATTCTTGGGCACTGATTAATTACGTCGTCGCGTTTGTTAAGCAACTTCACGAGAGCACTGTATTCCACGAAATTCAAGGAATACCATTTACCAAGGAGtccaattaaaataattcactTCAAGATCCTTTCATCtctatttcaattaattatttttaaaatttttaggCCACGAGAGGAATCGACGGCATTTACCATAACGAGATCCACGCCGGACCACTCGTCCATCTCGCCGGAGAAATCGTCATCGTACAACGGTGCGAACACGACACAGTCGGCTACTGTAACACCATCCACGGTGTCAACGACGACAACCACAACCATCACAACGGTGACGAACCCTTCCAGCAGCCATTCCACCTCTTCCAGCAAGAGAACACGCGAAACGATCGAGTCGAAGCGCGAGAGGAAAGCAGCGAAAACACTGGCGATAATAACCGGTGCGTTCGTAGCGTGTTGGCTGCCTTTCTTCTTGGTAGCTCTGCTTCGTGCCACCTGCGAAGTCTGTGAGCCACCGGAGCTGATAGCTAGCGTCTTCCTGTGGCTGGGCTACTTCAACAGCACCCTGAACCCTGTGATTTACACGGTATTCTCACCAGAGTTCAGGCAGGCCTTCAAGAGGATGCTTTGCGGTGGTTCTAGGATAATTCGCTGACAGTGGATTTAAATTCGATCGTTTTCCATGCGAGTGCGAGAGTACGAGAAACAGTGATAACGTGTGCGTGGACGTGTGCATCTTGTGTATATAAAACAGTTATTAAGTTAACATTTAATTACTATGAGCAGAGCGACGCTTGCACATTTCTTAAATGATTCATTTCAAATCTTAAATACTTCTGACAATGATTTGTCATGAAATAATACTTGTTAGACTTAAATAAAAATCGCtgcataaatatttgaatacaAAATGCAAGTTGGATGCAAGAATCTCAGACAGTTCATAGTAGTTAAGAGTTAACGTGTTCCTCTCCTTTTGGATAGCGTTCAACTATCGTATCACGTACTTAGGCATGCCTTAGAAAATCCGTAGtgtttttcattgaaattttccGCTGGAACGGCAAGTTTGGCCCCGAAAGTCTGCGAGCAGCCAACGTTCCTCCAGGTCAAAGTTACCCTCGAGGAGTTCCGCTCGTGAATGGATTTTTTCCAGAACGCCACCTCTCTCGAGGGCGACTCGACATTGTTTCGAGGCGATTGTTCCTAAGATAGCGTTACCTTACGAAAGTTCTCTTCGAAATAGCTACATTCTCTGATATGTCTATGATAAACACTTAACTTGCTACCGTTTAGCTACCACTAAAGGGAAGAGGAGATGAGGCCAATTTCGAGCGGACGAATCAAGGAGAACGTGATTGAAAATGTGGAGAATATTTATGGTGACCCAGTTGATCCtacgaaattattaaaatttgcattggttattcaataattttaattatgattAAGATTTATGAGAGGGAAACTTTGATAATATTGTCTCTTGTTATTTCAATTTAGGtaaaaacaatatattttCGTCGTTTGTACGAGACACGGCGAGGCACTTTCTAAGACGAAATCATCCTTCGAAGTTGTGTAATCCTGAAATTAATTTGCATCTCTTAGAGGATAACGTTTCAAGGATTAATTAAACTTAATTGCTTGGTTCCCGGTTGCTTGATCCGCTCGAAAGCTCGCCGATATAAATACGTATACGCAACACCTATCGTGTACAGATGTATAAACATTCATTTCCTCCGTTGCTGCTCACGAAACCACTGCGATTGTCATTTTAAAGATaaatcattaataataaactTAGACGTCGACGTATCGTTGTCGATTTCTCTTTGTCGAAACGTAAGCGTAGCTCCCGACGattattcatcgatttcaTGCGAATCTTCTACTGTAAATAATATGATATTTCTATAGTTACTCCTCACAGTATCGACGAAGTTCAATAAAAAGAGGCAGAGATCGATCCAGTTTGAGCCACGAGTTCGCATCGTTGTTCTCGAACAGCAAATCACTGAAATTCTGCGTTTCTGTGTCGCGAAAAACAggatttattttcattttaataaattaaaatgctTTAAATAGGCAAAAAAGTATTTAACGaataagaaattttcaatattaatataataattctgtaattttttcaaaaaatgaaacatcgaATGATTGTCTCAAGACACAGAAATGCGAATTGAATcaacaaaaagaaagaagttgAAGAAGGAAAATATACTAAGTGGCAGTAGATAAATGATACGATTTTCCAGCGATTCGATTAGCTTAAGGCTGCGTCATTTTTTCGACGATGCAATATTCTAGAGAGGATTGTTGTTCGTTTCGTGTTCGACAACGAATCGCGTTTAAGAGAATACGTACGTtctgaaataaagaaaaagcaGAAGCGAGTGAAGAAAACAACCAGTACGTTTACAACGATGCTTcgtatgtatatttcattgcaATCACTGATGTAAATAAATGCAACAGTTTCAAAACGATAAGCTGAACCACCCAGCTAACGTTAACTCGAGATTCTGTGCTTTCTTCTTCACCAGACATTCAATTATTTATGTTTGTTAATagaactttttatttatttttagataGACAGAGATTTATTGATttgaatatacatataggGAAGCCAGGTATAGAGTGTAATAATGATCAATAATCTACAACGTTATTATAGGTGTGGTAATTAGAATggttataattattattttctacgTGAACGCTATGTAGTTGCTCAAACAGTGTCGATGTTATTATAGTAACGATATTTGCAGCAATGTTCGAATCACTGGTTGGGAAATACCATCACCATCACTTCTAATCAACATTGATAAAATGAAcaggttttaattaaaatcaatatttagtatttccaaattttctccAATAAAGATCAgatgattaaaaataatattaattttccgTAGGTCAATATTGCTGGTGGAGTATggagaaatattttcaaaattcatttaccaggttgcaattaattttatgGAAATCAATAAGcagaaaatattcattttaaattcattgaaGCCTTGTGGTGTTATTATCAGTTCATCAAAATTTCTGCATAATTAGCTGTTTGTAATTTCTCTCCAAATATgaggtaattaattttcttttaatatattttcatttattttgtagaTTTCGATCCGCAATTTTCACTCGTGAAAATGGAGAACAGCTGCTCGTATTCATTGAATCCtcaatatttttctgttaaagtatcttttacaatttcaataaaaGCGAGTATTTCTCGTCTCTGTGGAATGGCTAGAGTGATATCAACGAACAGGAACGCTTTCGTGGATACATGCGTGGACTTCTATGAATATGCATGTGGCAATTGGCCGAGAACACATCCAATTTCAGGTGGGAAGCTTTCATAG
The sequence above is drawn from the Osmia bicornis bicornis chromosome 14, iOsmBic2.1, whole genome shotgun sequence genome and encodes:
- the LOC114872720 gene encoding 5-hydroxytryptamine receptor 2B-like, giving the protein MEEHVNQAGNSSTDGLVFTDASIILRALVLGLLILVTVFGNLFVIAAILLERNLQSVANYLIVSLAVADLMVACLVMPLGAVYEINSGWSLGPELCDMWTSSDVLCCTASILHLVAIAVDRYWAVTDLNYIQARNPRRIGMLIVTVWVVSLGISLAPQLGWKDPDYLDRIADGTCLVSQDPAYQIFATCATFYVPLLVILFLYWRIFQAARKRIRKRPGTIVQPPRERRGILRLVTRRPREESTAFTITRSTPDHSSISPEKSSSYNGANTTQSATVTPSTVSTTTTTTITTVTNPSSSHSTSSSKRTRETIESKRERKAAKTLAIITGAFVACWLPFFLVALLRATCEVCEPPELIASVFLWLGYFNSTLNPVIYTVFSPEFRQAFKRMLCGGSRIIR